The Vescimonas coprocola genome includes a window with the following:
- a CDS encoding bifunctional histidine phosphatase family protein/GNAT family N-acetyltransferase encodes MTTIYLVRHAEAEGNLYRIAHGHYNSCITDDRGCRQIRALAERFRDVPVDAVYASDLIRTRTTAQSIYLPKGLELHPDPAFREICMGEWEEHCWYELLRKYPQSHHDFNHRLDRWQVPGSETARQVLDRYLPALRRVARQHDGQTVAIFSHGAAMRIVLGTLQGLSLLEIGDTPFGDNTSVARLEVEGDDIRVLYRDDNSHLVQAGLSTLAKQKWWRQKGVQEMGQLYAPLTEEERQQLGVPTGGEGVAVRFVDELIGAYQLLPRPEEGVGEIGWYGLLPQWQGRDQGIQPLGQIIQRCRHMGLLRLRLRCGDARQRSFWAKLGFYPVEGDVMEKNITPRVLDAHIPL; translated from the coding sequence ATGACGACCATTTATCTTGTCCGCCACGCCGAGGCGGAGGGCAATCTCTATCGCATTGCCCACGGACACTATAACAGCTGCATCACCGATGACCGGGGGTGCCGCCAGATCCGGGCGCTGGCGGAGCGCTTCCGGGATGTGCCGGTGGATGCCGTGTACGCCAGCGACCTGATCCGCACCCGCACCACAGCCCAGTCCATCTATCTGCCCAAGGGACTGGAGCTGCATCCGGATCCCGCCTTCCGGGAGATCTGCATGGGGGAGTGGGAGGAGCACTGTTGGTATGAGCTGCTGCGGAAGTACCCCCAGTCCCACCATGATTTCAACCACCGGCTGGATCGCTGGCAGGTCCCCGGCAGCGAGACGGCCCGGCAGGTGCTGGATCGCTACCTCCCGGCCCTGCGGCGGGTGGCCCGGCAGCATGACGGCCAGACGGTGGCCATTTTCTCCCACGGCGCCGCCATGCGGATCGTGCTGGGAACCCTGCAGGGCCTGAGCCTGCTGGAGATCGGGGACACGCCCTTCGGAGACAACACCTCCGTGGCCCGGCTGGAGGTGGAGGGCGATGACATCCGGGTGCTGTACCGGGATGACAACAGCCATCTGGTACAGGCGGGGCTCTCCACGCTGGCCAAGCAGAAGTGGTGGCGGCAGAAGGGGGTTCAGGAGATGGGCCAACTGTATGCCCCGCTGACGGAGGAGGAGCGGCAGCAGTTGGGCGTTCCCACCGGCGGCGAAGGCGTGGCCGTCCGCTTTGTTGACGAGCTGATTGGTGCGTACCAGCTGCTGCCCCGCCCGGAGGAGGGCGTGGGGGAGATCGGCTGGTACGGCCTGCTGCCCCAGTGGCAGGGCCGGGATCAGGGCATCCAGCCCCTGGGACAGATCATCCAGCGCTGCCGCCACATGGGCCTGCTGCGTCTGCGCCTGAGGTGCGGAGACGCCCGGCAGCGGAGCTTCTGGGCAAAGCTGGGCTTTTACCCGGTGGAGGGCGACGTTATGGAGAAGAACATCACGCCACGGGTGCTGGACGCCCACATCCCCCTGTGA
- a CDS encoding beta/alpha barrel domain-containing protein, with protein sequence MSITALQEHIRKKKTPLALGLGPEANRLPAPVVKRFTDLYGESVMARSEALRYHGTQLMAQAAQRLPAVVLRADRYLLCGAMGLDVLSNLVHMARSQGLYAIVDARCADPAVWLGGEVNADAVTISPYYGTAAAGEDKALFALIRTAEPGAAEVQNLMAGDRRLFLAAGEQMARRGAGIMAQTDYSLDVRELRRRLKDAFLLLDGCGGEAASYAFDDFGRGAMVIDDALQYAEDVPAAMDDAIREMKHWVTVV encoded by the coding sequence ATGTCCATTACGGCTTTGCAGGAACATATCCGCAAAAAAAAGACACCGCTGGCGCTGGGCCTTGGCCCGGAGGCGAACCGGCTTCCCGCCCCGGTGGTGAAGAGGTTTACCGATCTCTACGGCGAGAGCGTCATGGCCCGGTCGGAGGCCCTGCGCTACCACGGCACCCAGCTGATGGCTCAGGCGGCTCAGCGGCTGCCGGCAGTGGTGCTGCGTGCTGACCGCTATCTCCTGTGCGGGGCTATGGGGCTGGACGTGCTGTCGAATCTGGTGCATATGGCCCGCAGTCAGGGCCTTTACGCCATTGTGGACGCACGCTGCGCCGATCCCGCCGTGTGGCTGGGCGGTGAGGTGAATGCCGACGCCGTGACGATCTCGCCCTACTATGGCACTGCGGCGGCGGGGGAAGACAAGGCTCTGTTTGCGCTGATCCGCACGGCAGAGCCGGGTGCAGCGGAGGTGCAGAACCTCATGGCCGGGGATCGTCGCCTGTTTTTGGCGGCGGGAGAGCAGATGGCTCGGCGGGGGGCTGGGATCATGGCCCAGACGGATTACAGTCTGGATGTGCGGGAGCTGCGGCGGCGGCTGAAGGATGCCTTCCTTCTGCTGGATGGCTGCGGCGGCGAAGCTGCCAGCTATGCCTTCGACGATTTCGGCCGAGGGGCTATGGTCATCGACGATGCCCTGCAATACGCAGAAGACGTGCCGGCGGCCATGGATGATGCCATCCGGGAGATGAAGCACTGGGTCACGGTGGTGTGA
- a CDS encoding PF20097 family protein — translation MQCPVCGKEMKTGASTFMGSTGLTPMACVFTDSEVKQKGFFRHNVVSKVLLQGDDIETYFCESCQLLLPLIR, via the coding sequence ATGCAATGTCCCGTATGCGGTAAGGAGATGAAAACCGGTGCCTCCACCTTCATGGGCTCCACCGGCCTGACCCCTATGGCCTGCGTGTTCACCGACAGCGAGGTCAAGCAAAAGGGCTTCTTCCGGCACAATGTTGTCTCCAAGGTCCTCCTGCAGGGCGACGACATAGAGACCTACTTCTGTGAGTCCTGCCAGCTGCTCCTGCCCCTGATCCGCTGA
- a CDS encoding Hsp20/alpha crystallin family protein, translated as MLPSIFGENLFDDFFSDPFGMMVPQGRDPLYGKHGKNLMKTDVRETENSYELDIDLPGFKKDEVNVELKNGYLTIQAAKGLDKEEQDKKGKYIRQERYAGACSRSFYVGEDVEPEEVSAKFEDGILTISVPKAAKKQLPKQTSINIL; from the coding sequence ATGTTGCCCAGCATTTTTGGTGAGAATTTGTTTGATGATTTCTTCTCTGATCCTTTCGGGATGATGGTACCTCAGGGCCGTGACCCGCTGTATGGCAAGCACGGCAAGAACCTGATGAAGACAGACGTGCGGGAGACAGAGAACTCCTATGAGCTGGATATCGACCTGCCGGGCTTCAAGAAGGACGAGGTCAATGTGGAGCTGAAGAACGGTTATCTGACCATTCAGGCCGCTAAGGGTCTGGACAAGGAGGAGCAGGACAAGAAGGGCAAGTACATCCGTCAGGAGCGCTATGCCGGGGCCTGCAGCCGCAGCTTCTACGTAGGCGAGGATGTGGAGCCGGAGGAGGTGTCCGCCAAGTTCGAGGACGGCATCCTGACCATCTCCGTGCCGAAGGCGGCCAAGAAGCAGCTGCCCAAGCAGACGTCCATCAACATTCTGTAA
- a CDS encoding response regulator transcription factor, with amino-acid sequence MARNILVVEDDRNISDLIRMYLEKEGFDVRIAYDGGKAVEEYDRQAPDMVLLDIMLPVMDGWSVCAHIREKAKTPIIMLTAKSEVNDRITGLEMGADDYLVKPFEMKELMARINAVLRRSEIPDDTRKRLVFDKLEINLDSYELLVDGKKVDTPPKELELLYHLASTPNRVYTRNQLLDEVWGFDYFGDSRTVDVHIKRLREKIENVSDQWELKTVWGVGYKFEVK; translated from the coding sequence ATGGCACGCAATATTCTGGTGGTCGAGGATGACCGCAATATTTCCGACCTGATCCGGATGTATCTGGAGAAGGAGGGCTTCGACGTCCGCATCGCCTATGACGGCGGCAAGGCCGTGGAGGAGTACGACCGGCAGGCGCCGGACATGGTGCTGCTGGATATCATGCTGCCGGTGATGGACGGCTGGTCCGTCTGCGCCCACATCCGGGAAAAGGCCAAGACACCCATCATCATGCTGACGGCTAAAAGCGAAGTCAACGACCGCATCACCGGTCTGGAGATGGGCGCCGACGACTATCTGGTCAAGCCCTTCGAGATGAAGGAGCTGATGGCCCGCATCAACGCCGTGCTGCGCCGCAGCGAGATCCCCGACGACACCCGCAAGCGTCTGGTGTTCGACAAGCTGGAGATCAATCTGGACAGCTACGAGCTGCTGGTGGACGGCAAGAAGGTGGATACGCCCCCAAAAGAGCTGGAGCTGCTGTACCATCTGGCCTCCACGCCCAACCGGGTCTACACCCGCAACCAGCTGCTGGACGAGGTGTGGGGCTTCGACTACTTCGGTGACTCCCGGACAGTGGACGTCCATATCAAGCGCCTGCGGGAGAAGATCGAGAATGTCTCCGACCAGTGGGAGCTGAAAACCGTGTGGGGCGTGGGCTATAAGTTTGAAGTGAAGTGA
- a CDS encoding sensor histidine kinase has product MAERKKRFSGLYWQQFALTAGMVMLTLLLLGVSFFALSYNYNFTERRDELQERASLIAQVSVDYLKSGGQTEDENLKRFISLGSAMTNAEFLVCNDSGYALLTADQRLGGKVVAIPQEITQEVLTGSGLYQGRSSLGGAYTSKQFVVGVPVQDGDQTIGMVLAVMNARSVMGMWRSFISLFLMTSAIILLLVFIVTSLTSMRQIQPIREMVQATRAYAAGNFDVRMQDADRGDEIGELAAGFNNMADSLAETERQRRDFIANISHELKTPMTSIAGYTDGILDGTIPPEKERKYLQIISDESRRLSRLVRRMLDISQIQSQEMKKEDFDLCESMRLALLSMEQKITDRELDVEADIPEEPVMVEGVNDLITQVIYNLLENATKFAAPHSSLYLGLAVHGEKAVVTVRNVGQTIPAEEIPLLFERFHKSDKSRSEDKDGYGLGLYVVKTILSQHKEQITVTSENGVTAFSFTVQMAHPMRNEP; this is encoded by the coding sequence ATGGCAGAGCGCAAGAAACGGTTCAGCGGGCTCTACTGGCAGCAGTTCGCCCTGACCGCCGGCATGGTGATGCTGACGCTGCTGCTGCTGGGCGTGTCCTTTTTCGCCCTGAGCTATAACTATAACTTCACCGAGCGGCGGGACGAGCTGCAGGAGCGGGCCAGTCTCATTGCTCAGGTGTCCGTGGACTACCTGAAGTCCGGCGGCCAGACGGAGGATGAAAACCTCAAGCGCTTCATCAGTCTGGGTAGCGCCATGACCAACGCCGAATTTCTGGTGTGCAACGACAGCGGCTATGCCCTGCTGACGGCGGACCAGCGGCTGGGGGGCAAGGTGGTGGCCATCCCGCAGGAGATCACGCAGGAGGTCCTGACGGGCAGCGGCCTGTATCAGGGCCGCAGCAGTCTGGGCGGTGCCTACACCTCCAAACAGTTCGTGGTGGGCGTCCCCGTTCAGGACGGCGACCAGACCATCGGCATGGTGCTGGCGGTGATGAACGCCCGCTCCGTCATGGGGATGTGGCGGTCCTTCATCAGCCTGTTCCTCATGACCTCCGCCATTATCCTGCTGCTGGTGTTCATCGTCACCTCCCTGACCTCCATGCGGCAGATCCAGCCCATCCGGGAGATGGTGCAGGCCACGCGGGCCTACGCCGCCGGGAACTTCGACGTGCGGATGCAGGACGCCGACCGGGGCGATGAGATCGGCGAGCTGGCGGCGGGCTTTAACAACATGGCGGACTCTCTGGCGGAGACGGAGCGCCAGCGCCGGGACTTCATCGCCAACATCTCCCATGAATTAAAGACCCCCATGACCTCCATCGCCGGCTACACCGACGGTATTCTGGACGGCACCATCCCGCCGGAAAAAGAACGCAAGTACCTGCAAATTATCTCCGACGAGAGCCGTCGGCTCAGCCGTCTGGTGCGCCGGATGCTGGATATCTCTCAGATCCAGTCGCAGGAGATGAAAAAAGAGGACTTCGACCTGTGCGAGAGTATGCGTCTGGCGCTGCTGTCCATGGAGCAGAAGATCACCGACCGGGAGTTGGACGTAGAGGCGGACATCCCGGAGGAGCCTGTGATGGTGGAGGGCGTCAACGACCTTATCACCCAGGTCATCTACAACCTGCTGGAAAACGCCACCAAGTTCGCCGCTCCCCACTCATCCCTGTATCTGGGGCTGGCCGTCCATGGGGAGAAGGCCGTGGTCACGGTACGCAACGTCGGTCAGACCATCCCCGCCGAGGAGATCCCCCTGCTGTTTGAGCGCTTCCACAAGTCTGACAAATCCCGCAGCGAGGATAAGGACGGCTACGGGCTGGGCCTGTACGTGGTAAAGACCATCCTGTCTCAGCACAAGGAGCAGATCACCGTCACCAGCGAAAACGGCGTCACCGCCTTCAGCTTTACCGTTCAGATGGCTCACCCCATGCGGAACGAACCGTGA
- a CDS encoding S1C family serine protease: MYNDENREFDPVGGDLPPQPQQDRTDLPEEEPDEIVSWYTPRQEEPEEVVNYFVQQRPIPQNVWKQAAKTQRKRRRLWTWLGIGGIALVVVVIVVAAILSSTASSAPSLPGSDDGDSASSMVDIFRKKETTIPRISGEEGVKLSCQDPSGEELTIQQVYAKVNPSVVAVVAEQSDGSAAVGTGVIMTESGYIITNAHVISGGKSCWVALDTGVTYDARLVGYDEDEDLAVLRAIADNPLPAAEFGNSDLLTVGDPVYAIGNPLGVELRGTLTNGIVSAINREVEMQGRTMTMIQTNAALNNGNSGGPLINSYGQVIGINTMKMSNSSLSEDEATVEGLGFALPISSVSFVVNDLIAHGEFLGTPTIGITVRTIEKSGGGTQVEVYTVDDTLGAAEAGVQPGDIILEADGQPVSVTSDLLTVRRSHSVGDTIRLTIQRDGQSLTVDVVLYASK; the protein is encoded by the coding sequence ATGTATAATGACGAAAACAGAGAATTTGACCCGGTAGGCGGCGATCTGCCGCCCCAGCCGCAGCAGGACCGGACGGACCTGCCGGAGGAGGAGCCGGACGAGATCGTCAGCTGGTACACCCCCCGGCAGGAGGAGCCGGAGGAGGTCGTCAACTACTTCGTCCAGCAGCGCCCCATACCTCAGAACGTCTGGAAGCAGGCCGCCAAGACCCAGCGTAAGCGCCGCCGTCTGTGGACGTGGCTGGGCATAGGCGGCATAGCGCTGGTGGTCGTGGTCATCGTGGTAGCGGCCATCCTGTCCTCCACCGCCTCCAGCGCCCCCAGCCTGCCGGGCAGCGACGACGGCGACTCCGCCAGCAGCATGGTGGATATCTTCCGCAAGAAGGAGACCACCATCCCCCGCATCTCCGGGGAGGAGGGCGTGAAGCTCAGCTGTCAGGACCCCTCCGGTGAGGAGCTTACCATTCAGCAGGTGTACGCTAAGGTGAACCCGTCGGTGGTGGCGGTGGTGGCGGAGCAGTCCGACGGCTCTGCCGCCGTGGGTACCGGCGTCATCATGACCGAGAGCGGCTATATCATCACCAACGCCCACGTCATCTCCGGCGGCAAGAGCTGCTGGGTGGCGCTGGACACCGGCGTCACCTACGACGCCCGTCTGGTGGGCTATGACGAGGACGAGGATCTGGCGGTACTGCGGGCCATTGCGGACAATCCCCTGCCGGCGGCGGAGTTCGGCAACTCCGACCTGCTGACGGTGGGCGACCCGGTGTACGCCATCGGCAACCCTTTGGGCGTAGAGCTGCGGGGGACCCTTACCAACGGCATTGTCTCCGCCATCAACCGTGAGGTGGAGATGCAGGGCCGCACCATGACCATGATCCAGACCAACGCCGCCCTGAATAACGGCAACTCCGGCGGCCCCCTCATCAACAGCTACGGGCAGGTCATCGGCATCAACACCATGAAAATGAGCAACTCCAGCCTCTCCGAGGACGAGGCCACCGTGGAGGGACTGGGCTTCGCCCTGCCCATCAGCTCCGTGTCCTTCGTGGTCAATGACCTCATCGCCCACGGGGAGTTTCTGGGTACCCCCACCATCGGTATCACCGTCCGCACCATCGAAAAGTCCGGCGGCGGCACGCAGGTGGAGGTCTACACCGTGGACGACACCCTGGGCGCTGCGGAGGCCGGTGTGCAGCCCGGCGATATCATTCTGGAGGCGGACGGTCAGCCTGTCTCCGTCACCAGCGATCTGCTGACGGTGCGGCGCAGCCACTCCGTGGGCGACACCATCCGCCTGACCATCCAGCGGGACGGCCAGTCCCTGACGGTGGACGTGGTTCTGTACGCCAGCAAATAA
- a CDS encoding flavodoxin, with product MAILIAYYSRAGENYFGGSYRRIPVGNTRRVAEQLASLTGGDLLELRQAHPYSDDYRTCVAQARADWQQSARPEVLDLPEDLAGYDRIYLGYPNYCGTMPMAVYTFLEHYDLTGKVICPFCTHEGSGLSQTERDIRKAAPGATVTRGLAIHGSHVDEAAPALTQWVNEVQ from the coding sequence ATGGCTATTCTGATCGCTTACTACTCCCGTGCGGGAGAGAACTACTTCGGCGGCTCCTACCGCCGCATCCCCGTGGGCAACACCCGGCGGGTGGCGGAGCAGCTGGCATCCCTCACCGGCGGCGACCTGCTGGAGCTCCGTCAGGCCCACCCCTATTCCGACGACTACCGCACCTGCGTGGCACAGGCCAGAGCCGACTGGCAGCAGAGCGCCCGCCCGGAGGTGCTGGACCTGCCGGAAGATCTGGCGGGCTACGACCGCATCTATCTGGGCTATCCCAACTACTGCGGCACCATGCCCATGGCGGTCTATACCTTCTTGGAGCACTATGACCTTACCGGCAAGGTCATCTGCCCCTTCTGCACCCACGAGGGCAGCGGCCTCTCCCAGACGGAGCGGGACATCCGCAAAGCCGCACCGGGGGCCACCGTCACCCGCGGCCTTGCCATCCACGGCAGCCACGTGGACGAGGCCGCACCGGCCCTGACCCAGTGGGTCAATGAAGTGCAGTAA
- the aroE gene encoding shikimate dehydrogenase, with amino-acid sequence MRLCVIGDPVGHSLSPRIHRRFMERCGAAGSYEAMTVTAETLEDFVAQGRRGAWDGCNVTMPLKERILPLLDAVEPWTASCGAVNTVCFRDGRAVGYNTDGPGVVESLRLRGFAPSGQAALVLGAGGAAKAAALALAQAGCRVTVCARTPEKAAALAARCGGVTVSWEDLPRAAAEHGLLLNATPLGMEGSPEFESLDFVQALPTKAVVYDLVYHPTDTALMRAAEHRGLTAVGGLALLVQQAALAFAYFTGIVPDAALCRDILQELEAAQ; translated from the coding sequence ATGCGGCTGTGCGTCATCGGGGATCCGGTGGGTCACAGCCTGTCGCCCCGCATCCACCGGCGATTTATGGAGAGGTGCGGTGCTGCCGGAAGCTATGAAGCAATGACGGTGACGGCGGAGACACTGGAGGACTTTGTGGCGCAGGGCCGCCGGGGAGCGTGGGACGGGTGCAACGTCACCATGCCCCTGAAGGAGCGCATCCTGCCGCTGCTGGATGCGGTGGAGCCGTGGACGGCCTCCTGCGGAGCCGTGAACACCGTATGCTTCCGGGATGGCCGGGCCGTGGGGTATAACACCGACGGGCCGGGGGTGGTAGAGAGCCTGCGGCTGCGGGGCTTTGCGCCGTCGGGGCAGGCGGCGCTGGTGCTGGGGGCCGGGGGAGCCGCCAAGGCGGCGGCGCTGGCGCTGGCGCAGGCGGGCTGCCGGGTGACGGTGTGCGCCCGGACACCGGAAAAGGCAGCGGCGCTGGCTGCCCGGTGCGGCGGTGTAACTGTCTCATGGGAGGACCTGCCCCGTGCCGCCGCAGAGCATGGGCTGCTGTTGAACGCCACACCGCTGGGTATGGAGGGTTCGCCGGAGTTCGAGTCTTTGGATTTCGTACAGGCGCTGCCGACGAAGGCGGTGGTATACGATTTGGTGTACCATCCCACGGACACAGCTCTGATGCGAGCGGCGGAGCACCGGGGCCTGACGGCAGTGGGAGGGCTTGCCCTGCTGGTGCAGCAGGCGGCGCTGGCCTTCGCCTACTTCACCGGCATAGTACCGGATGCGGCCCTGTGCCGGGATATCCTGCAGGAGTTGGAGGCGGCGCAGTAG
- the aroQ gene encoding type II 3-dehydroquinate dehydratase — MKFLIINGPNLNLLGSREPDIYGTGTYETLCRRVQDYAAAHGWEADCFQSNHEGVIIDTIQQAAGVYDGIVINPAAYTHYSYAIYDALRAVDVPAVEVHLSNIRQREPFRQISVTAPACRGQIVGHGFDGYLEALVLLAEGL; from the coding sequence ATGAAATTTCTCATCATCAACGGGCCGAATCTGAATCTGCTGGGCAGCCGGGAGCCGGATATCTACGGCACCGGAACCTATGAGACCCTGTGCCGCCGGGTGCAGGACTATGCCGCCGCCCACGGCTGGGAGGCGGACTGCTTCCAGAGCAATCACGAAGGGGTTATCATCGACACCATTCAGCAGGCGGCGGGGGTCTATGACGGCATCGTCATCAACCCGGCGGCCTATACCCATTACAGCTATGCCATTTACGATGCTCTGCGGGCGGTAGATGTCCCGGCGGTGGAGGTACACCTGTCGAATATCCGTCAGCGGGAGCCCTTCCGGCAGATATCGGTGACGGCCCCGGCCTGCCGGGGGCAGATCGTAGGCCACGGCTTTGACGGCTATCTGGAGGCGCTGGTACTGCTGGCGGAGGGCCTGTGA
- a CDS encoding shikimate kinase produces MKKLILIGLPGSGKTTVGGLLARQLGLPFRDCDPQVERLAERTVAQLFSSGEECFRRWETAALQALCAGEDCVLVTGGGAVLRPENRALLRRSGVVFWLDRPVADIERTLERANRPLLAGGGSLETLRRQREALYRICADYAIREDTAQAAAEVIAAIWRERV; encoded by the coding sequence ATGAAAAAGCTGATCCTCATCGGGCTTCCCGGCAGCGGAAAAACCACCGTAGGCGGGCTGCTGGCCCGGCAGTTGGGCCTGCCCTTCCGGGACTGCGACCCGCAGGTGGAGCGGCTGGCGGAAAGAACGGTGGCGCAGCTGTTTTCCAGCGGAGAGGAGTGCTTCCGCCGCTGGGAGACGGCGGCATTGCAGGCACTCTGCGCCGGAGAGGACTGCGTGCTGGTCACCGGCGGCGGGGCCGTGCTGCGGCCGGAGAACCGGGCGCTGCTGCGGCGCAGCGGCGTGGTATTCTGGCTGGATCGCCCGGTGGCAGATATTGAGCGCACATTAGAAAGAGCGAACCGCCCGCTGCTGGCCGGGGGCGGTTCGCTGGAGACGCTGCGGCGGCAGCGGGAGGCGCTGTATCGCATCTGTGCCGACTACGCCATCCGGGAGGATACGGCGCAGGCGGCGGCAGAGGTCATTGCCGCCATATGGAGGGAACGGGTATGA
- a CDS encoding chorismate synthase: MMDYTIFGESHGPAVGVLLRDVPPGLPVDEEFICRQLLRRAPQDPLSTARHEPDQVEVLSGVYQGVTTGMPVCLLLRNRDVRSADYDALRHTPRPSHADYTAWVQSGGRNDPRGGGAFSGRLTAPLVAAGALAKNWLSLQDIEVNAQVIDENALRQRAEAARQTGDSVGGQVRCIVTGLPAGWGGPDWRETVESEIARHVFAIPGVKAVAFGAGEELAALRGSQANDPWRTDGRRVWSVTNHSGGINGGITNGMPVEFTVTFRPTPSIAQPQETIDLETMTNTKITIGGRHDACIALRAPVVVESAAALALWRLKGADGGGELDDLRGQLDILDTELTTLFVQRQSISRRIGAYKREHHLPVQDAGREEQVLHTRGDLVPERRQQVERLFRLLMELSREEQA; encoded by the coding sequence ATGATGGATTATACCATATTCGGGGAGTCCCACGGCCCCGCCGTGGGAGTGCTGCTGCGGGATGTGCCGCCGGGTCTGCCGGTGGATGAGGAGTTCATCTGCCGTCAGCTGCTGCGCCGTGCGCCCCAAGATCCTCTCTCCACCGCCCGGCATGAGCCGGATCAGGTGGAGGTGCTCAGCGGGGTCTATCAGGGCGTGACCACCGGAATGCCGGTGTGCCTGCTGCTGCGGAACCGGGACGTTCGCTCGGCGGATTACGATGCCCTGCGCCACACGCCCCGGCCCAGCCACGCCGACTACACCGCTTGGGTGCAGAGCGGTGGGCGCAACGATCCCCGTGGCGGCGGGGCCTTTTCCGGACGGCTGACGGCCCCTCTGGTGGCGGCAGGCGCCTTGGCAAAAAACTGGCTGAGTCTACAAGATATTGAAGTAAATGCACAAGTTATTGACGAAAATGCCCTGCGCCAGCGGGCGGAGGCGGCCCGCCAGACTGGGGACTCCGTGGGTGGTCAGGTGCGCTGCATCGTCACGGGCCTGCCCGCCGGCTGGGGCGGCCCGGACTGGCGGGAGACGGTGGAGTCGGAGATCGCCCGCCACGTGTTCGCCATCCCCGGCGTGAAGGCGGTGGCCTTCGGGGCCGGGGAGGAGCTTGCCGCCCTCCGGGGCAGTCAGGCCAACGACCCTTGGCGTACCGACGGCCGGAGGGTCTGGTCTGTCACCAATCACAGCGGCGGCATCAACGGCGGCATCACCAACGGGATGCCGGTGGAGTTCACCGTGACCTTCCGCCCCACCCCCTCCATCGCCCAGCCGCAGGAGACCATCGACCTTGAAACTATGACCAACACAAAAATCACCATCGGTGGCCGTCACGATGCCTGCATCGCCCTGCGGGCGCCGGTGGTGGTGGAGAGTGCGGCGGCCTTGGCCCTGTGGAGACTGAAGGGCGCCGACGGCGGCGGAGAATTGGACGATTTGCGTGGCCAGCTGGACATTCTGGACACAGAGTTGACGACGCTTTTTGTCCAAAGACAGTCCATTTCCCGCCGGATCGGCGCCTATAAACGGGAGCATCACCTGCCGGTGCAGGATGCCGGTCGGGAGGAGCAGGTGCTGCACACACGGGGCGATCTGGTCCCGGAGAGGCGGCAGCAGGTGGAGCGGCTGTTCCGCCTGCTGATGGAGCTGAGCCGGGAGGAGCAGGCATGA
- a CDS encoding 3-phosphoshikimate 1-carboxyvinyltransferase — protein MDVKLYPAPLAGTVAAPPSKSRWHRELICQAASGRFPPLPPDAPEDIRATAAGLRVLYGGGEEVPCGASGSTLRFLLPLAMVLGREVTFTGTPRLLERVMPGLWGVTPCPGGLRVTGRLTGGVYRLPGGDTSQLISGMLMALPLCREDSRLEAPGPVSRPYVDLTAWVLERYGVVLHRARGGWRIPGGQRFAPLPMEQEGDWSAAAYWLVLAALGQGITVTGLRQDSRQGDRRALTLCRELPQQVSLRENPDLLPPLALLAALRPDKEIRFTDAARLRRKESDRLAATAALLTALGGRAQETADGLAVRGVACLQGGEVQSAGDHRLAMLAACAAPFCREPVVLRGADCTAKSYPAFWRDYAQLGGKVEHLT, from the coding sequence ATGGATGTGAAGCTGTATCCCGCCCCGCTGGCGGGGACAGTGGCGGCCCCACCTTCCAAGAGCCGCTGGCACCGGGAGCTGATCTGTCAGGCGGCGTCTGGCCGTTTTCCACCGCTGCCTCCCGACGCCCCGGAGGATATCCGGGCCACGGCGGCGGGCTTGCGGGTCTTATACGGCGGCGGGGAGGAGGTTCCCTGCGGAGCCAGCGGCAGTACCCTGCGTTTCCTGCTGCCGCTGGCCATGGTGCTTGGCCGTGAGGTGACGTTCACCGGTACGCCCCGGCTGCTGGAGCGGGTGATGCCGGGACTGTGGGGCGTGACGCCCTGTCCCGGCGGACTGCGGGTCACGGGCCGCCTTACCGGCGGCGTGTACCGTCTGCCGGGGGGCGATACCTCCCAGCTCATCAGCGGGATGCTCATGGCCCTGCCCCTGTGCCGGGAGGACTCCCGGCTGGAGGCGCCGGGGCCGGTGTCCCGGCCCTATGTGGACTTAACGGCGTGGGTGCTGGAGCGCTACGGTGTCGTGCTGCACCGGGCGCGGGGCGGCTGGCGCATTCCCGGCGGCCAGCGCTTTGCGCCTCTGCCCATGGAGCAGGAGGGGGACTGGTCGGCGGCGGCCTATTGGCTGGTGCTGGCGGCGCTGGGCCAAGGCATCACGGTAACGGGTCTGCGGCAGGACTCCCGGCAGGGGGACCGCAGGGCGTTGACCCTGTGCCGGGAGCTTCCCCAACAGGTGTCCCTCCGGGAGAACCCGGATCTGCTGCCGCCGCTGGCTCTGCTGGCGGCGCTGCGGCCTGACAAGGAGATACGCTTCACAGATGCTGCCCGCCTGCGGCGTAAGGAGAGCGACCGCTTGGCGGCCACGGCGGCCCTGCTGACGGCATTGGGCGGCCGGGCGCAGGAGACGGCGGACGGTCTTGCCGTCCGTGGTGTGGCGTGTCTTCAGGGCGGCGAGGTGCAGAGCGCCGGAGATCATCGGCTGGCTATGCTGGCGGCCTGCGCCGCCCCCTTCTGCCGGGAGCCGGTGGTGCTGCGGGGAGCGGACTGCACCGCCAAATCCTATCCGGCCTTCTGGCGGGACTATGCCCAACTGGGTGGAAAGGTGGAACACTTGACATGA